One window of the Chitinophaga niabensis genome contains the following:
- a CDS encoding MBG domain-containing protein has product MKRKSRAYSFVFTWKSWLLLSLTFLMRFNAGYAQGYTESFNDITTLPGSGWFLQNNSSPLGPNRWFQGTPTSAFPDAGPFDAYAGVDNAYIAASFASTTGGTGTISNWLVTPNRTLRNGDVFTFYTRKSLIGPTMTDFPDRLEVRLSTNGASTNVGTTAFGFGDFTTTLLSINPTLVTNVYPQTWTLYTITISGLPAPTSGRIAFRYFVTNGGPSGANSDYIGVDEVTYTPYVCPVLTVNPSTLTGGVAGSAYNRSLSQTGALGAPGYTITAGALPPGLILSASGTISGTPTATGTFNFTVTTSDASGCSGSRAYSITVVCPANPISFTAPSVICSNSAPIVLTTGSPAGGTYSGTGVSGGLFDPAVGTQVIWYDYTDPYGCAHQRTATFTVTDPGAAQATPSSQSICSGASITTIALTNPASGAATFNWTRDNTTEVTGMAASGTGDISGVLVNTTASPVIVTFTITSTVDGCTTPPITVTVEVKNKASVTSPTTLTQTICSGSNITPIVPGGSAGVTAFNWTRNNTASVTGITASGSGNISGALTNTTHTPVNVIFTVTPVAGTCIGTPTNFTITVNPTPVVAAVTVPADATYHGNDPLNFKVDYTEDVVVNTTGGVPSVPVTLNTGGTVQATYISGSGSSSLIFQYTVTATDQDPDGISVGSSLNLNGAIIESTHGCNSTTTLNNISPAAGVKIHNPVPQTITFNGSTLLSKTYGDPDFNPGASSSSTLAITYTSSDHSVATIVGGHVHIVGAGTTTITASQAGDGNYLPAAPIGHALVVNPRNITVTAESKSKIYGSADPALTYTVSPALVAGDAFTGSLSRVIGENTGVYAINQGTLALNSNYAVSYAGNNLAITAKVITVTAETKSKVYGNADPALTYTFSPALVTGDAFTGALSRPAGEYAGAYTINQGTLALSSNYTISYTSASLTITAKAITVTAEAKSKVYGSADPVLTYTVSPALAAGDAFTGALSRATGENTGVYAINQGTLALNSNYAISYTGNNLTVTGKPITVTAEAKSKVYGDADPVLTYTFSPALIAGDAFTGALGRAAGENAGSYVIAQNTLALNSNYVLNYSPANLVISKAVLTATAGDKTICPADVLASVPLSYTGFKNGENASALSSAPVVNIPSHTAAGNYPLTPSGGSATNYSFSYVSGQLTVLQAPSGSITQSPAGAGAYQLTAPTGASYLWGKGETTNAITVRVSDNYSVTVTNQQGCSSRFTLQVNIQTFNIPNTFSPNGDGINDYWTIPELANYQQADVAVVNRDGQVVFNSKNFTRWDGRNAGRDLPAGVYFYRIIKAPGEAPVTGWLNLVR; this is encoded by the coding sequence ATGAAACGAAAATCCCGAGCTTATAGCTTTGTATTTACCTGGAAAAGCTGGTTACTCCTTTCACTAACATTCCTGATGCGGTTTAATGCCGGCTACGCGCAGGGATACACGGAAAGTTTTAATGATATCACTACCCTTCCCGGATCAGGTTGGTTTTTACAAAACAACAGTAGCCCATTAGGCCCAAACAGATGGTTTCAGGGAACTCCAACTTCTGCATTCCCTGACGCTGGACCTTTCGATGCTTATGCCGGCGTTGATAATGCATACATAGCTGCCAGCTTCGCCAGCACAACAGGAGGCACAGGAACGATCAGCAACTGGCTGGTAACACCAAACCGAACATTGCGTAACGGAGATGTTTTTACATTCTATACACGTAAGTCCCTTATTGGACCTACCATGACTGATTTTCCTGACCGGCTGGAAGTGCGGTTAAGTACTAACGGGGCCAGTACCAACGTAGGGACCACCGCTTTCGGATTTGGTGATTTTACTACCACCCTGCTGTCTATTAACCCTACACTGGTGACAAACGTATATCCGCAGACCTGGACGTTATATACCATCACCATATCCGGATTGCCGGCTCCTACTTCCGGGCGCATCGCATTCCGGTATTTTGTTACAAATGGCGGCCCTAGCGGAGCAAACAGTGACTATATTGGCGTTGATGAAGTAACTTATACACCATATGTATGTCCGGTACTCACCGTTAACCCATCGACCTTAACTGGTGGTGTAGCAGGTTCGGCATATAATCGATCATTGTCGCAGACCGGCGCATTAGGGGCTCCGGGATACACCATTACTGCCGGCGCATTACCTCCGGGCCTTATCCTCTCCGCTAGTGGTACTATATCCGGAACACCTACAGCAACAGGTACTTTTAATTTTACCGTTACAACATCTGATGCAAGCGGATGCTCGGGATCAAGGGCGTATTCAATTACGGTTGTCTGTCCTGCCAACCCCATTAGTTTTACGGCACCATCGGTTATTTGTTCCAATTCAGCTCCTATTGTATTGACTACAGGATCACCAGCAGGCGGAACTTATTCCGGGACTGGTGTTTCCGGCGGGCTCTTTGATCCGGCTGTTGGTACACAGGTAATTTGGTACGATTATACAGATCCATATGGATGTGCGCATCAGCGAACAGCAACATTTACAGTAACAGATCCTGGTGCGGCCCAGGCTACCCCTTCTTCACAATCTATTTGCTCCGGGGCGTCTATCACCACGATTGCATTAACGAATCCGGCTTCGGGAGCAGCTACCTTCAACTGGACCCGTGATAATACCACTGAAGTAACAGGTATGGCAGCAAGCGGCACCGGAGATATTAGTGGTGTGCTCGTTAATACCACTGCATCACCGGTAATAGTCACCTTTACCATTACTTCTACAGTGGATGGTTGTACAACCCCTCCCATCACGGTTACAGTAGAGGTGAAGAATAAAGCATCGGTTACTTCGCCAACAACTCTTACGCAAACAATTTGTTCGGGTAGTAATATCACGCCCATCGTACCGGGAGGATCAGCCGGCGTAACCGCATTCAATTGGACGAGGAACAACACCGCATCCGTAACAGGTATTACAGCTTCCGGTTCAGGTAATATCAGTGGTGCATTGACGAATACAACTCATACACCGGTAAATGTAATCTTCACCGTTACACCTGTTGCTGGTACCTGCATTGGTACTCCAACTAATTTTACGATAACGGTAAATCCAACACCGGTTGTTGCTGCTGTAACAGTTCCTGCAGATGCAACCTATCATGGTAATGATCCGCTGAATTTTAAAGTAGATTATACGGAGGATGTGGTTGTAAATACTACAGGAGGAGTTCCTTCTGTTCCTGTTACACTGAATACCGGGGGAACTGTTCAGGCAACTTATATTTCAGGCAGCGGTTCATCTTCACTAATATTCCAATACACTGTAACCGCTACAGATCAGGACCCGGATGGTATTTCAGTTGGCAGCAGCCTAAACCTCAATGGTGCCATTATTGAAAGTACACATGGCTGCAATTCCACCACTACACTTAACAATATCTCACCTGCTGCAGGTGTTAAGATCCACAACCCGGTTCCGCAGACCATTACGTTTAATGGTAGTACGCTACTGTCTAAAACTTATGGTGATCCTGATTTTAATCCTGGTGCTTCAAGCAGTTCAACATTAGCTATTACCTATACCAGCAGCGATCATAGCGTAGCAACAATTGTTGGCGGCCATGTACATATTGTTGGTGCCGGCACTACTACTATTACAGCTTCCCAGGCCGGTGACGGAAATTATCTTCCCGCTGCCCCCATTGGTCATGCACTGGTAGTAAACCCCAGAAACATAACTGTTACAGCTGAGTCAAAAAGCAAAATATATGGCAGTGCTGATCCGGCATTGACGTATACTGTTTCTCCTGCGCTGGTAGCTGGTGATGCATTTACAGGTTCATTAAGCAGGGTTATCGGAGAGAATACCGGAGTGTATGCCATTAACCAGGGGACATTGGCATTGAACAGTAATTATGCAGTTTCTTATGCAGGGAATAACTTAGCTATTACAGCGAAAGTGATCACCGTTACTGCTGAGACGAAAAGCAAAGTATATGGTAATGCTGATCCTGCATTGACCTATACTTTTTCACCTGCACTGGTAACTGGTGATGCATTTACGGGTGCATTAAGCAGGCCCGCCGGAGAGTACGCCGGAGCATATACCATTAACCAGGGAACACTGGCATTGAGCAGCAATTACACAATTTCTTATACAAGTGCCAGTTTAACCATTACAGCAAAAGCGATCACCGTTACTGCTGAGGCAAAAAGCAAAGTTTATGGCAGCGCTGATCCGGTATTGACCTATACCGTGTCTCCTGCTCTGGCAGCTGGCGATGCATTTACCGGTGCATTAAGCAGGGCAACCGGAGAGAATACCGGTGTGTATGCCATTAACCAGGGAACATTGGCATTGAACAGCAATTATGCAATTTCTTATACAGGTAACAATTTAACTGTTACAGGAAAACCGATCACCGTTACTGCTGAGGCGAAAAGCAAAGTGTATGGCGATGCTGATCCTGTATTGACCTATACTTTTTCACCTGCACTTATTGCCGGTGATGCATTTACAGGTGCATTGGGCAGAGCAGCAGGTGAGAATGCAGGCAGTTATGTTATAGCACAAAATACGCTGGCATTGAATAGTAACTATGTGCTTAATTACAGCCCGGCTAACCTGGTGATCAGCAAAGCTGTACTCACAGCCACAGCAGGTGATAAAACGATCTGTCCTGCAGATGTGCTTGCATCGGTGCCTCTGAGCTATACAGGGTTTAAAAACGGAGAGAATGCTTCTGCCCTAAGCAGTGCGCCGGTTGTTAATATACCATCCCACACGGCAGCAGGTAATTATCCCTTAACTCCTTCCGGGGGATCTGCCACAAACTATAGTTTCAGTTATGTAAGCGGCCAGCTAACAGTATTGCAGGCGCCTTCAGGTAGTATAACGCAAAGCCCGGCAGGAGCAGGGGCATATCAGCTGACAGCACCGACCGGGGCCAGCTATTTATGGGGCAAAGGCGAGACTACGAATGCGATCACCGTAAGAGTATCCGATAATTACTCCGTAACTGTTACCAACCAGCAGGGTTGTAGCAGCCGTTTTACCCTGCAGGTAAATATACAGACCTTTAACATTCCTAATACTTTTTCACCTAATGGCGATGGTATTAATGATTACTGGACTATTCCGGAACTGGCCAATTATCAGCAGGCTGATGTGGCAGTAGTGAACCGTGATGGACAGGTTGTATTTAATTCAAAGAATTTTACCCGCTGGGATGGAAGGAATGCAGGTAGAGACCTGCCTGCCGGTGTTTATTTCTACCGCATTATTAAGGCTCCCGGTGAAGCGCCTGTTACAGGATGGTTGAACCTGGTAAGGTGA
- a CDS encoding ThuA domain-containing protein codes for MKKISFFPATTFMLLLILSGCVHFSFAQQKKIRVLIVSGGHGFARKPFYNIFDSIPSITYDTLVQPQANALIASPEANSYDVLVFYDMFDPISPEQQKAYISLLNKGTSMIFLHHALVSYQKWPEFIKILGGQYHTDPVIVNGDTLKANYEHDVNIPVKVEDKKHPVTRGISDFEIVDEVYGNVEILPRVKPLLSTTHPKSMRYLAWINHYGNSDVVYIQLGHGPSGYSNPNFRRLVRQAIEWSAKQSKK; via the coding sequence ATGAAGAAAATCTCCTTTTTCCCGGCAACAACCTTCATGCTACTTTTGATCCTTTCAGGATGTGTTCATTTTTCTTTCGCGCAGCAGAAAAAGATTAGGGTGCTTATTGTAAGCGGGGGACATGGATTTGCACGCAAACCTTTTTATAATATTTTTGATTCCATCCCTTCCATTACATACGATACCCTGGTTCAGCCACAGGCGAATGCACTCATCGCTTCTCCCGAAGCAAACAGCTATGATGTGCTCGTGTTTTACGATATGTTCGATCCCATCTCTCCCGAACAACAAAAGGCCTATATCAGCTTGCTCAATAAAGGCACATCCATGATCTTCCTTCATCATGCACTGGTGTCTTACCAGAAATGGCCTGAATTCATAAAGATACTGGGCGGACAATACCATACTGATCCCGTGATAGTAAATGGCGATACCCTGAAGGCCAACTACGAACATGATGTGAACATTCCCGTGAAAGTGGAAGACAAAAAGCATCCGGTGACACGCGGTATCAGCGATTTTGAAATAGTTGATGAGGTGTATGGTAACGTTGAAATATTGCCGCGTGTCAAACCCCTGCTCAGCACCACGCATCCCAAAAGCATGCGCTATCTCGCCTGGATCAATCATTACGGAAATTCTGATGTCGTTTACATACAATTGGGCCACGGACCCTCCGGTTATTCTAATCCTAATTTCCGCAGGCTGGTACGGCAGGCCATTGAGTGGTCTGCAAAACAGTCAAAAAAATAA
- a CDS encoding iron-sulfur cluster co-chaperone HscB C-terminal domain-containing protein, with product MDYELILKEILGQGERQPLPQLFLMEMLVVNEKLMQLELAPDAAAIAKLREQLNGLEQQLCSRIQPVIDMYLAGNATVGDVVQLKEFYVSRKYLLRIIERLSTFASRDQVFKS from the coding sequence ATGGACTACGAATTAATACTGAAAGAGATCCTGGGGCAGGGAGAGCGGCAGCCTTTACCTCAGCTTTTTTTAATGGAGATGCTGGTAGTGAATGAGAAATTGATGCAGTTAGAGCTGGCGCCGGATGCTGCGGCTATCGCTAAACTTCGTGAGCAGCTGAATGGATTGGAGCAGCAGCTTTGCAGCAGGATACAGCCGGTGATAGATATGTACCTTGCGGGGAATGCTACGGTAGGGGATGTAGTACAGTTAAAGGAGTTTTACGTATCGAGAAAATATTTGTTGCGGATTATTGAGAGATTATCTACATTTGCATCCCGCGATCAGGTATTTAAGTCCTGA
- a CDS encoding NAD(P)-dependent oxidoreductase has translation MTNTIHIGLIREEKIPLDNRVAFTPLQCQWILTHYPNVQITVQPSPHRCYKDEEYRAAGINMAEDLSHCSILLGIKEVPVNSLLPGKTYLFFSHTKKKQPQNQAMLQNILKKNIRLIDYECLVHEDGQRILGFGFFAGVVGAHNGLLEYGRRTGLFNFKRVHECHDFQELITHYFGVKLPPLKIVATGSGRVTAGILEVMGLLAIKYIPPEEFMINSYAYPVYTQLKAGELYLRKTDKTYSREDFHANPGKYDCKFLPYVTCSDVLMNGIYWDKSIEPLFTWDDLTKDNFRIQVIADITDDQNGSIPCNIEDATIEEPVYGVNRYNRQKTAPYEADSVTMMCVSNLPNELPRDASQFFGDQLMKYVFDELMKGDTTMIEKATITRDGVLTERYSYMEDYAKGKGSTVEATH, from the coding sequence ATGACAAATACAATTCACATTGGCCTCATAAGGGAAGAAAAAATACCACTGGATAACCGCGTAGCTTTTACGCCGCTGCAATGCCAGTGGATCCTTACCCACTACCCTAACGTTCAGATCACGGTACAGCCCTCGCCGCACCGCTGTTATAAAGATGAAGAATACCGGGCTGCCGGTATTAATATGGCAGAAGACCTCTCCCATTGCAGCATCCTGCTGGGGATTAAGGAAGTTCCGGTAAACAGTCTGTTACCCGGTAAAACATACCTCTTCTTCTCCCATACCAAAAAGAAACAGCCGCAGAACCAGGCCATGCTGCAGAACATCCTCAAAAAGAACATCCGGCTCATTGACTATGAATGCCTGGTACATGAAGATGGCCAGCGCATCCTGGGCTTCGGGTTCTTTGCCGGCGTGGTAGGTGCACATAACGGACTGCTGGAATATGGCCGCAGAACTGGCCTGTTCAACTTCAAGCGGGTACACGAGTGCCACGACTTCCAGGAACTGATCACGCACTACTTCGGCGTAAAACTGCCTCCCCTGAAGATAGTGGCTACCGGCTCCGGCCGCGTTACCGCAGGCATACTGGAGGTAATGGGGCTGCTGGCCATCAAGTACATCCCGCCTGAAGAGTTTATGATCAACTCCTACGCCTACCCTGTGTACACACAGCTGAAGGCAGGGGAATTGTATTTAAGGAAGACGGATAAAACCTACAGCCGGGAAGACTTCCACGCCAACCCTGGTAAATATGACTGCAAGTTCCTCCCCTATGTTACCTGCAGTGATGTACTCATGAATGGCATCTATTGGGACAAGAGCATAGAACCCCTCTTCACCTGGGACGATCTTACCAAAGATAACTTCCGCATACAGGTAATAGCAGACATCACAGATGATCAGAACGGCTCCATTCCCTGCAATATAGAAGACGCAACCATCGAGGAGCCCGTTTATGGCGTAAACCGCTATAACAGGCAGAAAACGGCCCCTTATGAAGCGGATTCTGTTACCATGATGTGCGTGAGCAACCTCCCTAATGAACTTCCCCGGGATGCCTCCCAGTTCTTTGGCGATCAATTAATGAAATATGTGTTTGATGAATTGATGAAAGGAGATACAACCATGATCGAAAAGGCCACCATTACCCGTGATGGTGTATTGACGGAAAGGTATTCCTACATGGAAGATTATGCTAAAGGTAAAGGTAGTACTGTTGAAGCAACGCACTGA
- a CDS encoding tRNA1(Val) (adenine(37)-N6)-methyltransferase, producing MANTFFEFKQFKVHQDKTAMKVCTDACIQGAFTAAHMPAVSRVLDIGTGTGLLSLMLAQQSAASIDAIELDEQAALQAAANFEASPWRDRLNVFKEDVREFAGVKYPFIITNPPFYENDLKSPSHTRNAAMHAVSLGYEELLAAVKRLLTSDGSFSILLPYEGFQRFRELAVDFTLRELLLVRQTPAHNYFRAVGIFGPSGGLNTTEIAIYDAQRNYTPEFSALLQQYYLYL from the coding sequence ATGGCGAATACATTTTTTGAATTTAAGCAGTTTAAGGTACACCAGGATAAGACTGCCATGAAAGTCTGTACGGATGCCTGTATCCAGGGGGCCTTTACGGCTGCACATATGCCTGCTGTATCGCGGGTGCTGGATATTGGCACAGGTACCGGGTTGCTGAGCCTGATGCTGGCACAGCAGTCTGCTGCATCCATAGATGCCATTGAGCTGGATGAACAGGCTGCGTTGCAGGCTGCTGCCAACTTTGAGGCTTCACCCTGGAGGGATCGTTTAAACGTTTTTAAAGAAGATGTACGTGAGTTTGCTGGCGTTAAGTATCCCTTCATCATCACCAATCCTCCTTTTTACGAGAACGATCTGAAGAGCCCTTCTCATACGCGGAATGCGGCGATGCATGCTGTTTCTCTCGGCTATGAGGAATTGCTGGCTGCTGTAAAACGCCTGTTGACCAGTGATGGTTCTTTCTCCATATTACTGCCCTATGAAGGGTTTCAGCGGTTCAGGGAACTGGCTGTTGATTTTACACTGCGTGAATTGCTACTGGTACGCCAAACACCTGCACATAACTATTTCAGGGCAGTAGGGATCTTTGGCCCTTCAGGTGGTTTAAATACCACTGAAATAGCTATCTACGATGCACAGCGGAATTATACCCCGGAGTTCAGTGCGTTGCTTCAACAGTACTACCTTTACCTTTAG
- a CDS encoding alpha-L-fucosidase produces the protein MMKRTILAIVVLCFTHGAMSQSKALQEWKDQKYSMFIHWGAIYSTLGGMWEGEKVSRGLSEQIRAHHGGIYSDNYAAVAKRFNPSLWNPDSIVLLAKAAGMKSVVITSKHHDGFCMFKSAYTKFNVVDATPYKKDVIKELSEACKRNGLKMGLYFSLIDWNYPQASPISSSNSDPITPEHHQYNLNQVTELLTNYGPISELWFDMGSLTSAQSYEIAKLVHKLQPDCMVSGRLGNDAGDFCVMGDNSYPDYKIATPWQTPASVYDETWGYRSWQEHGKMEDKAHEKLLGLIKVVSRGGNYLLNIGPRGDGSVVAFERDILLRNGEWLKANGEGIYGASANPFDHTFEWGEVTTKNDVVYLFVTKLPADRVLDLKGVFGPIKVTDNAGKRFATKDTKEGKQILLPADFTLEEVKVLHFPHAKSVYIETNKGIDVPVLSRDNAVKHYSISGVDYNSYYRSTVAYSWHFKGGRVKPPVLSYTEQEKGKTILVNLNGNEQQVLLNGSVVKIDPVAVSFGQMFLNGPYWCGIGWNIGDLHNIDPSQYWPKQNGHVWTAQPAWKNGEQYELEAAPDHSYYVLQEINAAKATPYIIRLTSGDGIQVLLNGEEQTVHNNPERGTLQKEYLLLNLREGKNQLVVKFHNRFAEKTAFSIDKDVPQELYEQPLNISFGEKSVYSDLEVKLYQPVSPHRDMRLPSLMIRL, from the coding sequence ATGATGAAAAGAACTATCCTCGCAATTGTTGTGCTGTGTTTTACCCATGGTGCTATGTCTCAGTCTAAGGCCTTACAGGAATGGAAAGATCAGAAGTATTCCATGTTCATTCACTGGGGTGCTATTTATTCAACGCTGGGCGGTATGTGGGAAGGAGAGAAGGTGAGCCGTGGATTAAGTGAACAGATCCGTGCGCATCACGGAGGTATCTATAGCGATAACTATGCTGCTGTGGCCAAACGTTTTAACCCTTCTTTATGGAACCCGGATTCTATTGTGCTGCTTGCTAAAGCAGCGGGGATGAAGAGTGTGGTGATCACTTCCAAACACCACGATGGCTTTTGCATGTTTAAATCGGCCTACACAAAATTCAATGTCGTAGATGCCACGCCATATAAAAAAGATGTGATCAAAGAACTTTCTGAGGCCTGCAAAAGGAATGGCCTGAAGATGGGGCTTTACTTCTCCCTGATAGATTGGAATTACCCGCAGGCTTCTCCTATTTCTTCCAGTAACAGTGATCCTATTACACCTGAGCATCATCAGTATAACTTAAACCAGGTAACAGAATTACTAACCAATTACGGGCCTATATCGGAACTCTGGTTTGATATGGGTTCCTTAACATCCGCGCAAAGTTATGAAATAGCGAAGCTGGTGCATAAACTGCAACCGGATTGCATGGTAAGCGGCCGCCTGGGCAATGATGCCGGGGATTTCTGTGTGATGGGAGATAATTCTTATCCTGATTATAAAATAGCTACGCCCTGGCAAACGCCAGCCTCTGTGTATGATGAAACATGGGGTTACCGTTCCTGGCAGGAGCATGGTAAAATGGAAGATAAAGCACATGAAAAATTGCTGGGCCTAATTAAAGTAGTGAGCCGTGGTGGTAATTACCTGCTGAATATCGGACCCCGTGGAGATGGGTCAGTAGTAGCGTTTGAAAGGGATATATTGCTGCGTAACGGAGAATGGCTGAAAGCAAACGGAGAAGGGATTTATGGTGCATCTGCCAACCCTTTCGATCATACTTTTGAGTGGGGTGAGGTAACCACTAAAAATGATGTGGTTTACCTGTTTGTAACGAAACTGCCTGCGGACAGAGTACTTGATCTGAAAGGTGTATTTGGCCCCATTAAAGTAACGGATAATGCCGGTAAACGTTTTGCAACAAAGGACACCAAAGAAGGCAAGCAGATCCTTTTGCCTGCGGACTTTACATTGGAAGAAGTAAAGGTTTTACATTTCCCGCATGCAAAGTCTGTTTATATAGAAACGAATAAAGGTATAGATGTTCCGGTACTGAGCAGGGATAATGCTGTGAAGCATTACAGCATCTCCGGTGTAGATTATAACAGTTATTACCGCAGTACTGTAGCCTATTCCTGGCATTTTAAAGGAGGAAGGGTGAAGCCTCCGGTGCTATCCTATACGGAGCAGGAAAAGGGAAAGACTATTTTAGTAAACCTGAATGGCAATGAGCAACAAGTATTGCTGAATGGGAGTGTGGTGAAGATTGATCCGGTAGCTGTAAGTTTTGGACAAATGTTTTTGAACGGCCCTTACTGGTGCGGCATTGGCTGGAACATTGGAGACCTGCATAATATAGATCCTTCACAATACTGGCCTAAACAGAATGGTCATGTCTGGACGGCCCAGCCTGCCTGGAAGAATGGTGAACAGTATGAACTGGAGGCAGCACCAGATCATTCCTATTATGTTTTGCAGGAGATCAATGCTGCTAAAGCAACGCCTTACATTATTCGTTTAACCAGCGGAGATGGTATACAGGTGTTATTGAACGGCGAAGAGCAAACGGTGCATAACAATCCTGAACGTGGTACCTTGCAAAAGGAGTACCTGTTGCTGAATTTGCGTGAAGGTAAGAACCAGCTCGTAGTTAAGTTCCATAACCGCTTTGCAGAGAAAACAGCGTTTTCTATTGATAAGGATGTTCCGCAGGAATTATACGAGCAGCCATTGAACATAAGTTTCGGGGAGAAGAGTGTTTACAGTGACCTGGAAGTGAAATTATATCAGCCTGTATCTCCGCACAGGGATATGCGTTTACCCAGTTTGATGATCCGTTTGTAA
- the tsaD gene encoding tRNA (adenosine(37)-N6)-threonylcarbamoyltransferase complex transferase subunit TsaD, which translates to MPVNILAIESSCDETSAAVIADGKVLSNIIANQSVHEQYGGVVPELASRAHQENIVPVVDAALKKAGMVPADLNAIAFTQSPGLIGSLLVGSCFAKSMALALDVPLIAVHHMQAHVLANFIEDPKPAFPFLCLTVSGGHTQIVLCESPLQMRVIGETTDDAAGEAFDKSAKLLGLPYPGGPLIDKYAKEGDPFKFKFPEPQIPGLNFSFSGLKTAILYFLQDNRAKQADFVEANLRDICASIQHRIVTILLNKLVKASQETGVREISIAGGVSANSGLRQGLKEYGEKHQWNVYIPKFEYCTDNAAMIAMTAHYKYLAGAFSPLDTIPSARAAFE; encoded by the coding sequence ATGCCGGTTAATATTTTAGCAATAGAGTCTTCATGCGATGAAACAAGCGCCGCTGTGATAGCGGATGGAAAGGTTTTGTCCAATATCATCGCCAATCAATCCGTACATGAACAATATGGGGGTGTAGTACCTGAACTGGCCTCCCGTGCTCACCAGGAGAATATCGTACCTGTGGTGGATGCCGCTTTGAAGAAAGCAGGCATGGTGCCAGCTGATCTGAATGCCATTGCCTTCACCCAATCCCCGGGTTTAATAGGTTCCCTGCTGGTAGGCAGTTGTTTTGCCAAGTCCATGGCCCTGGCCCTGGATGTGCCGCTGATAGCAGTGCATCATATGCAGGCGCATGTGCTGGCTAATTTCATTGAAGATCCGAAACCGGCCTTCCCTTTTCTTTGCTTAACCGTATCCGGCGGCCATACGCAGATCGTATTGTGCGAAAGCCCTTTGCAGATGCGGGTGATCGGGGAAACTACAGACGATGCGGCAGGAGAGGCCTTTGATAAAAGCGCCAAGTTACTGGGGCTTCCTTATCCCGGAGGGCCGCTGATCGATAAGTATGCGAAAGAAGGTGATCCTTTTAAGTTTAAATTCCCGGAGCCACAGATACCCGGACTGAACTTCAGTTTCAGCGGACTGAAAACGGCGATCTTATATTTCTTACAGGACAATCGTGCAAAACAGGCTGATTTTGTGGAAGCCAACCTGCGTGATATCTGTGCTTCCATTCAGCATCGCATTGTAACCATCCTGTTGAACAAACTGGTGAAAGCATCGCAGGAAACAGGTGTGCGGGAGATCAGTATAGCCGGTGGCGTGAGTGCTAATTCAGGCTTGCGCCAGGGTTTGAAGGAGTATGGAGAAAAGCATCAGTGGAACGTATACATCCCTAAATTTGAATACTGCACAGATAATGCTGCCATGATAGCTATGACGGCACATTATAAATACCTGGCCGGAGCCTTCAGTCCGTTAGATACTATACCCAGCGCCCGTGCTGCTTTTGAATAA